GACATTCCGCTGCAGCCAGGCAGGTCTGAGGACTGTGCCCTCTGGCATCCCCAACAACACCCGCAAGCTCTACCTCGATGCCAACCAGCTGTCATCTGTGCCTGCTGGTGCCTTCCAGAACCTGCCTGTCCTGGAGGAGCTGGATCTGTCCCATAATGTCCTTGCCCACCTCTCAGGGGCGGCTTTCCAGGGCCTGGAGGGCACGCTGCGCCACCTCGACCTCTCTGCCAACCAGCTGGCCTCGGTGCCCGTGGAGGCCTTTGTGGGACTACAGATCCAAGTGAACCTATCCGCCAACCCATGGCACTGCGACTGCGCCCTCCAGGAAGTGCTCCAGCAGGTGAGGCTGGCGCCAGGCACTGGGACAGGCATCGTGTGTGGCCCAGGAGCCCGACCGGACCTCGTGGGGCAGGAGTTCCTGCTGCTGGCAGGGGAGGAAGAGCTgtgtggggcagggtggggcggGGCCCGGAGGAGCACCGATGTGGCCCTGCTGGTCACCATGGGGGGCTGGCTGACACTCGTGGTGGCTTATCTGGTGCATTATGTGTGGCAGAACCGAGATGAGACCCGGCACTCCCTCAAGCGGGCCCCAGTGCTGCCCGTGCGTTCTGAGGATTCCTCCATCCTCAGCACAGTGGTCTGATGACCCAGGATG
The Papio anubis isolate 15944 chromosome 17, Panubis1.0, whole genome shotgun sequence genome window above contains:
- the LRRC3C gene encoding leucine-rich repeat-containing protein 3C yields the protein MAMLPIAGHLLSLLLMIGTGGTVPSPLVPPRGCYVAKEAGEQTFRCSQAGLRTVPSGIPNNTRKLYLDANQLSSVPAGAFQNLPVLEELDLSHNVLAHLSGAAFQGLEGTLRHLDLSANQLASVPVEAFVGLQIQVNLSANPWHCDCALQEVLQQVRLAPGTGTGIVCGPGARPDLVGQEFLLLAGEEELCGAGWGGARRSTDVALLVTMGGWLTLVVAYLVHYVWQNRDETRHSLKRAPVLPVRSEDSSILSTVV